The Arachis ipaensis cultivar K30076 chromosome B07, Araip1.1, whole genome shotgun sequence genome includes a window with the following:
- the LOC107607655 gene encoding uncharacterized protein LOC107607655: protein MDEEYAALIRNSTRQFTTLPPKQSAIGSKWVFRVKQNQDGSINKFKARLVVQGFNQRPVIDFKETFSPVVKPATIRIILTLTLQNNWPIIQLDVNNAFLNGSLQEEKIQKLVDALFSIGYQLPDDDHIQIIFDGLPEEFLGNISSVMSRLSSFTVVEAESFLLAYEDMLDRFKRPETGIPMANLTRSSMFFTNNGRSTFAHRARGGRFGREGRFFSPCPQCQFCGRLGHVVQTCYFRFDQSFQNNSSQNAAQIPFGNSLPPSPSSSFHQPHAYYTAPSSSSVAESSWYPDSGASHHMTNDRKNLMIANNNAQGLDLFVGNGQADNHMYFELWPNHCAVRDQDSRKLLLQGTAEGGIYKLQDLVVPRLCLNKSLVSSFADSNSGSCYNNSCLSTNSVAMSRNKCEPSQNVHKCVSKFVNSPNSEVQNAIDAKSMHKQSFQTSEHSYTSPLELVYGDIWGPSPIASRNGIAHRLACPYTHEQQGSVERKHRHITEMGLSMLATAGLPFQFWEDAFTTVAHLINRLPTLMLQAKSPFEVIFHQQPDYQSLKIFGCGCYPYLRPYNKRKMDYGSELCIFLGYDNQHKGYKCLSKSRKLYLAQHVIFEEKLFPYNEHFREILSSSPNSQPSSTAPSESLIPIPSSFIPILSHPQPIHIENTINNIPVPSYTSDQPPSNSIPISENEVHIPFNNAPTIASHPTNTHQMITRSKNGITKPKNYISTNTTDPYCLKTLPKNAKHAMQFDHWKKAMQTEYNALMRCKTWSLQLPPPNSIVVPCKWVFAIKKNSVGDILRYKARLVAKGFHQHEGIDFEKVYSPVI from the exons ATGGATGAGGAGTATGCAGCGTTAATAAGAAACAGCACAAGGCAATTTACTACTTTGCCCCCAAAACAAAGTGCCATTGGAAGCAAGTGGGTCTTTCGAGTAAAACAGAACCAAGATGGCTCTATCAACAAGTTTAAAGCTAGATTGGTTGTCCAAGGATTCAACCAAAGACCAGTAATCGACTTTAAAGAAACCTTCAGTCCTGTGGTCAAACCAGCTACTATAAGGATCATCCTTACCTTGACACTGCAGAATAATTGGCCTATAATTCAACTTGATGTTAATAACGCTTTTCTAAATGGAAGCTTACAAGAGGAG AAAATTCAAAAGCTTGTTGATGCACTATTCTCAATTGGATATCAACTTCCTGATGATGACCAtatccaaattatttttgatGGTCTTCCAGAAGAATTCTTAGGTAATATCTCATCCGTCATGTCCAGGTTATCTTCCTTTACTGTAGTTGAAGCAGAATCATTTTTGCTAGCATATGAAGATATGCTAGATCGCTTTAAGCGACCAGAAACTGGTATACCCATGGCGAATTTAACTCGGTCATCCATGTTCTTTACCAATAATGGTAGAAGCACGTTTGCTCATCGTGCCAGAGGTGGTAGATTTGGAAGAGAGGGAAGATTTTTCTCTCCATGCCCTCAATGCCAATTCTGTGGCCGCCTTGGCCATGTTGTGCAAACATGTTACTTTCGTTTTGACCAAAGTTTCCAGAATAACTCTTCTCAAAATGCCGCTCAAATCCCCTTTGGCAATTCTCTCCCACCATCACCATCTTCCAGTTTTCACCAACCTCACGCATATTACACTGCACCATCATCATCCTCTGTGGCAGAATCTTCATGGTACCCTGATTCGGGTGCAAGCCACCACATGACTAATGATCGTAAGAATCTTATGATTGCCAACAATAATGCTCAAGGTCTTGATCTCTTTGTGGGTAATGGTCAAG CGGATAATCATATGTATTTTGAGTTATGGCCTAACCATTGTGCTGTGCGTGATCAAGATTCCCGGAAGCTTCTTCTCCAAGGCACTGCTGAGGGAGGAATTTATAAGCTTCAAGATTTAGTTGTTCCAAGATTGTGTTTGAATAAATCTCTTGTGTCTTCTTTTGCTGATTCAAATTCTGGCTCTTGTTATAATAATTCTTGTTTGTCAACAAATTCAGTTGCTATGTCAAGAAACAAATGTGAGCCCTCTCAAAATGTGCATAAATGTGTGTCTAAGTTTGTTAACTCCCCAAATTCTGAAGTTCAGAATGCTATTGATGCCAAGTCT ATGCACAAACAATCATTTCAAACCTCTGAACACAGTTACACTTCTCCCTTGGAATTGGTCTATGGTGATATTTGGGGACCCTCACCAATAGCTTCTAGAAATG GTATTGCTCACAGGTTGGCTTGTCCATATACACATGAGCAGCAAGGTAGTGTTGAACGCAAACATAGACATATCACAGAGATGGGATTGTCTATGCTTGCAACAGCTGGCTTACCTTTTCAATTTTGGGAAGATGCCTTCACCACTGTGGCTCACCTTATTAATAGACTACCGACTCTTATGTTGCAAGCTAAGTCACCTTTTGAGGTTATTTTCCATCAACAACCAGATTATCAATCATTAAAGATCTTCGGGTGTGGATGCTATCCTTATTTAAGGCCATACAACAAGAGGAAGATGGATTACGGATCAGAATTGTGTATATTTCTTGGTTATGACAACCAACACAAGGGATATAAATGTCTATCAAAATCTAGAAAATTGTACCTTGCTCAACATGTGATCTTTGAAGAAAAACTCTTTCCTTACAATGAGCATTTCAGAGAAATACTATCATCCTCTCCAAATTCCCAACCATCAAGTACTGCTCCATCTGAATCCCTGATTCCAATTCCTTCATCATTTATACCCATCCTATCACATCCTCAACCTATACATATTGAAAACACTATAAATAATATCCCTGTACCTTCTTATACCTCAGACCAGCCACCTTCCAACTCAATTCCAATTAGTGAAAATGAAGTCCATATCCCTTTTAATAATGCACCTACTATTGCCTCTCATCCCACAAATACTCATCAAATGATAACTCGGTCAAAAAATGGCATTACCAAGCCCAAAAATTATATCTCCACAAATACAACTGATCCATATTGCTTGAAAACATTACCAAAAAATGCCAAGCATGCTATGCAGTTTgatcattggaagaaagctaTGCAAACTGAGTACAATGCTCTTATGAGATGTAAGACATGGTCTCTACAACTTCCTCCACCTAATTCCATAGTGGTGCCTTGTAAATGGGTTTTTGCAATAAAGAAAAACTCAGTTGGGGATATATTACGCTACAAGGCACGCCTAGTAGCGAAAGGCTTTCATCAACATGAAGGAATAGATTTTGAGAAAGTCTACAGCCCAGTTATATGA